Part of the Heterodontus francisci isolate sHetFra1 chromosome 7, sHetFra1.hap1, whole genome shotgun sequence genome is shown below.
TGCTGTTTAATTGCGCCTTTAGGGAATCAAGTCAGCGCCACAGTCACTGCATTGAATTAACACGGGAGGCAGTGGATGACCAACAATAACACCCTGACGCAAATGACAAATGCTGGATTATTGCTTTAAAGTCAAGAGAACTCCTGTCCTGGCGAACCACAGtgtctccccccaaccccccaccccccccgcaactGGATCTCTTTTTTTCCCATATGTATATATACTGGGTCATTCACGTTACGTTAAAATTGGGACTTGCAGACCAATCATTTTCTGGGCTCTTAAACCGTGCAGAATAACTTCAAGCAACCCTGAAACGGCGCTGGCTGCCTTCAAAAGTGCAATAAAAGAGTTAGTGCATTGAGTGTGGATGCTCATTTTTTTTTGTATCCCAGCGGCCCTttagttttgtttttttttaaaagttatttatcGCAAGGAAGCCGATACAACCTGGAAGCATCTACCGTAGAAAGCAGATCCCCGTCTCCCACTTTCTGATTATATAATGCTTATTGAGACTCATCCAAAAAACAGTGGCAATCCCAGCACGAACACTAACCCACTTTTAAGCCATATTtgctagtgattttttttttgtgtgtttctgGGGAGCCGGTCAGCGGCGTTGGTTTGTGTTGCCGGTGGGAAGATGAGCCTTTTGTGTGTGACGGGAGCCTGGCTGCTGCTGATTCTGGTGTGTGCCGGCTCCACTCCGGCCCCTGCAGCCGAAGCCTCGCCCCCCTTCAGCCCCAGTTCCTGCACGACGTGCCGGATCGGCCAGCCAGAGGAGCCCAGCAAGACGGACGCGCTCTTCTTGGAAGCCGTCAAGAGGCACATATTAAACCGGCTGCAGATGCGGGAGAGGCCGAACATCACGCACCCCGTTCCCAAAGCCGCAATGGTCACCGCTCTGAGGAAGTTGCACGCCGGCAAGATGCGGGAGGACGGCAGGTTGGAGATCCCCAACCTGGACGGGCATGCGACCTTAAACTCCAAGAAGGAACTGCAGGAACAGACCTCGGAGATCATCAGCTTTGCTGAGACAGGTCGGTAAACTTTCCTGGAACAATCCGGACATTGAACTTAAAACGATTGAAATAAATGTAGGTGACCCTTCCCGCTTTAGTAATGCTGACAGTAACTTTTTACAGTAGCTAACTTTTGGGCTGGACGACGAATCTGAACAGGTCGTGGGTGGGAGTCCTGATTCTAAAAACTGGAATAGTACAGTTCGCACTCAGGGTTAGAATTTCCCTTTGCCCTAATCTGTAGGTAGCAGAGTGACAGAGCTGTGTAACTGTAACATATCACAATCACCACTAGAGCTGTAACTCAGTACCAAATGTAAACCTGTGAGAGTCCGAGGTTTGGGAGCATATTTAGATTTTATTATAAGTTAATGACGGAATAACATTCACCTTTAATCTGCTCCCTTTCACTGCAGCAGTTTATTGGTATTCAAATTTGACGGCAGTCCGCTACATTATCATTGTAGTTTGTCGCTTACGATAAAATGTGTAGATTCTGAAAAACAAAAGTCCAAAGAAAAGATTGCACTGAAAGGGTTACGGTCAAAACGGACGTCGGATATAATGAAATGGGGCTCAGGATTTGCCGGCCAATGACAAATTAATTGGTAGCGTGTGTAAGGCTCTAATTTATAGCAATTACATGAAAAAAGTGGTTTGATGTCATGTTCTACAAGAAGTATCATAAAAATAGTTGGCAAAATGCATCACGCACCTCCCAGGCTCTCTTACAGCTATTTAGTGGAATGTGGAATCAAGCCGTGCATACAACAGATGAGGAAATAATATAAAAATATTTCTTGATTCAGTATATTCTTGGCTTCACTGGTGTTTACTGTACAACGTGTGGTTAAATGTAAGCAGAACCAGGAACGCCTAATTTGAGCGGGATGGACTAAATAAGTTTTCATGATTTTGGTTATGCACTTATGTAGTTCAGGCAAAAGTGCACCAAATTGGAAGGACGATGCTTTATTTATAACACTACATAGAATAATAACTTTACCATAGTGTTAAAAAAACTCATTAAATCTATTATGGGGCAGGATCTAAGATTATAATATTAAGGATGAAATGTCCTCTCTAAAACAACAAATACGCCATTCACCGTATGCGTCGAAGTCTGATTTCAAGGGAAATGATCTTTACATGTTTTACAATATATATGGGGAGAATAACGGGGAGAACTTTCCTTTTAAAATAACACCCACTGGTTGGCAGAATAATGGTGACGATCATCTTGATAGGAAAAAAAGTGTTCCACCGTTTCATAGTTTGGAACCTGCACGCGTTTTGCTCATTATTTTCCTTACAAGTTATATTGgagaccaccccctcccaccccgcccccaaccCTTTACAGAATAGCGAGATGGTCTTTGAAAAATACTACATCCCAGTCTGCAGTCAGCTTCACAATAGCAGCGCAAACATGGTATTTACGGCCTTGTAAAGTTTACAGTAGGGCTGAATAAACGCACTTTCGAAAGCTGAAGTAGCTCCATATATTCTGAAAGTGTCTTTGCGGCTGCTTTGCTGGGGCTTGGAAGTAAAATTCCAGTTGCTTTTATTGCAGGGACAACACAAAACATAGAGCACTTTGAAGTCTGTGCAAAATATATCTGAGCCCAAATCTTGTTTGCGTTAGTGATTGCCATTGCTGCTTAGAAAATATTGTGCCTGAGTAGTTAAATCTCCCCAACACTTCATGCATCTGAGAAGCAAGAGTAGACATCGTCTTCTCAGTAAATTATAATCCAAATAATTCATTATTATTTCAACCGAGTCTATGTGCAAAGTACATGTTCTAATTTAGTAATACCAGAGGAAAAACCTATGCAGATTACTTTATAAAGAACTTTTTACTCGCCCCATCTATTGCCTATTATTCATTAAATTCATTTGCTCTTGGCGACTAAGCTGTTCCAGTTTTGCCAAAGTATATGTAAGATAATGTTGCGGGCAAACCCGTAATTTCGTGTTTGAGTGAGTCacttgttggagtggaatgaaaccTTTAATACTTCTGGCATATAGTTGCGAGGGGGTTTGTGAATTTACATTAATAGACTGGAACATATCACACCTCAAAATTTGTCGCAAAGTCCCGCTTTACAGTATTAAAGTTGTCACCTTATTCTAATGTTTCAATCTGAAAAACGCGTGTAAGCATACTGAAATATTCCAGGCATGATCTGCTATTAACATGACGTTTCTCTGCTATGTATTGCATGAAAAACTACGAACTTCCCTCAATTAATGGCCTTTAAAACATCAGGCTGATTAGGAATGCCATCTCTGTTTGTGTTCTGATGTCTTCGCTAAAGTGCAATATTATTCGTAACCCATATAACAAAAATGTACTTTATTAAGCTGATATAGAGGTCTGTCTTTTAGTGGTTCTTTATTCGATCTTTTCTGTTCAGGTTTTAGGGTAGTGATCTTAAGAGCTGTGTGTAAAGTTCTTAAACACAGCTGTGGCATCTAAACAAAGTTACAATCAGGCACTTTTTTTCTAAACAGTGAACGACTCAAAGTAATCGCGTCTTAACACACGTTTCTCGCAACTCGCTGGAGAACTGTCGTGAATacatttctgactcagaggcgaataCCCTGCGAGTCATCCAAGGATTAACATTTTCTATTCTCTTCATGCAGATGAGCTGGCTTCATCCAAATCACGCCTGTACTTTCTGATTTCAAACGAGGGGAACCAAAATCTCTTTGTCCAGCAAGCCAACTTGTGGCTCTATTTGAAACTGCTCCCCTCCAAGCCTGAAAAGGGCAGCAGGCGCAAAGTGACGGTGAAAATCTCCTTGCAAGAAGCTGGGAGCTCCAACACATGGACATCAGTTGAGAAGAGGGTCGAGCTGAAGAGAAGCAGCTGGCACACCTTCCCCATGACGGAGGCCATCCAGGCTCACttcgagaggggggagaggaggcacGACATGGAAGTACAGTGCCAGGGTTGCGAGGGCTTGGCCGTGACCCCCATCCTGGTGGACAGCGCCGACGAGTCCCACCGCCCCTTCCTGGTGGTACAAGCCCGGGCGCTGGACAGCAAGCACCGCATCCGTAAGAGAGGCCTGGAGTGTGACGGCAGGACCAACCTGTGCTGCAGACAGCAGTTTTACATCGATTTCCGACTCATCGGCTGGAACGACTGGATCATCGCCCCGACAGGTTACTACGGGAACTACTGCGAGGGGAGCTGCCCCGCTTACATGGCTGGGGCACCAGGCTCAGCCTCGTCCTTTCACACGGCCGTGGTGAATCAGTACAGGATGCGAGGCATGAACCCCGGCTCCATGAACTCCTGTTGCATCCCCACTAAACTCAGCACCATGTCAATGCTCTACTTCGATGACGAGTATAACATTGTGAAGAGGGACGTGCCCAATATGATTGTGGAAGAGTGTGGCTGTGCATGAGGGGCTTTCCTGAGGGCACTTTTTAAGGACACTTTTTTAATATTAGAAAAAAAAGGGGTTGGTTTGCTGCACACTCAATTCACCAAGTCATTGACTTCAAGAAGCCAACCCAATTTTATCACGGGGGTAAATCAATCAGCGTCTGACTTGTAACCATTCCGGAGAAAGGGGGAAATACTGTATATAGTGTGACTGCCTCACCTCACCAGTACCAAGCACAATGATAGCATTTATGTTTTCTCAATGTGGTTTAAAGCAAAGGCCGGTTGAGGCTCCCTGGAGCACTGCAAATAGCAAAAGCACATCACAATGTATTGAAGTGGTGCGAGAGTCACCTTTAAGATGGAGTGTTCCTTCACAGCACTCTGCTTCGGTGAGAAATTGAACACTTAATTATTTATACCGCAAAGACTTCTGTTTGACACTATAGTGGAAATGGTCGGATTTAAGGAACCTGTGTTGTTTTTTAGTCGGGTTCCACACACTATTTGAATCATGGACACACAAGAGTGAAAATGAACATTTAAATATAACAGTGGAGAAACTTGAGATACTGATCTTTACTTTCCAGCAAACAAActacactcccccccccacccccccactacccccccTCGCCCTCCCAAGTAACGTCTGCTCTATGTGTCGTCACAATACAAGCAGTTCTGAACACTGGGGTCTCTGTTCTCCATACGCTTGAAACTTGACTGTGCCTCGTATAGGGACGGGGCGGTCTGAATAGAAACTTGGCGACGATTTCACACGTTTCAACCAACTTAAAAATATCAATTCGACTCATTTTAATACTTCATCTGTAGAGTGGAACCATTGACACATGTCTGTCCCTTTCCCCCTTCTTCATCTctcctctcctgccttttcccctttTCCCACTGTGTtttaaactatcctttccccctcctTTCCTTATCGTTTCCTTTCGCTATTAATATATAAACTGCTTTCAGATAGTAAGTGAATTCAGAATGGGCCGAAAGGATGAAGCCCATGGATTGTATTAAAGCGGTCCTTCAGTGATAGCACGGTTCAAGATCATTCCATGATGAACGGATACAATGTGCATTGATTGTCATATTGCGTTACGACGTTGGAGTCGCATAGCACTTACAAAGTACCGAAAGCACATTAAGCACTTGCATATCTGAATGCCTTGAAAAAAGAGTGGTACTTAACGGTGCACTTCTTCACAAATTACCCAACTCCATTCGTTTCTTATTAAATAAGTGCCAGTTGGGAGCTATGCAATGTAAACGATTGGCAGTAAACAGGTGAATTAACGGATTTAAAATCTTTCCAATTACTTGAAGCTAAATCTTTCGCTTCCTGTACACGGCGAATGATTGTTTTATAGAGTTTTTTTCGCGTTTTCTATTTGCACTGAGAAGTTGCGTTGATTAGTTTTAAAAactgccatttttaaaaaaaaaagcaaaaaaaaaagaaaatgttaTTTTTATAGAAAGAAGCAGAATTCTGGGGAGAAAATGGAAATGTATTATACATATCAATGGATTAAATAACGGAACCAAAGAGGTCAAGTATTTAGTGTTCTGTAAATGTCATTGGGCGGCAAGGCCATTGAGAAGTTTAGAGTTAAAAGAGTGGTTAGCAAGGAAGGTGAGTATTCTGTCAGCTTCATGTCATGTGGATTCCATTTCTCAATAACCTGTGCAACTTATCACAAGCAAGCACCTGCTATACAAAGTATCAAAATATACACACAGTGTCAACCTGTCACATTCTGACCGTATCATGCATTTCCTTTATTGTTACCAATATGGTAATTTGAAACTGGTTCAGATTCATCTTCATTTACTAGTTAACAGCTGGACTATTTGACACTTCTGTACAGTTTGGCTACAATAATAAAAAAGTCTACAGCGATGGGATTTGTGTCAGTAGTTATTTCCACAAGGCCAGGGTGTGTGGGATACCTGACAATGTTCTTGGGACCCTTCGTTGTGATTTCTGCAATTGCAAGTAATCAGCTCTTTCCGACCTCAGCCCCGTTAAAATCACTATTCTTCCCACATTGCTTTAccaaaaaagaaaaattccaagtaaATATTAGAATCATGCCTAGAAATAGTAAGGGATTGGATTCGGGATTTAGGGCTCCAATAAAAATCACTATCTTTTTTCTGACATATATTATAATGTTCagataggaacaggactaggccattcagcctcccccacaagaacacaagaattaagagcaggagaTCATAtaacccatcgaccctgctccgccattcaatacgatcatggctgatcttaggcttcaactccactttcctgccgcttGCCATATCCCTCAGATTccttgagaccaaaaatctgtctatcccagccttaaatgtattcaatgatggagcatccacaaccctctggggcagagaactcTAAAGACGcacaacccttttgagtgaagtaatttctccgcatctcagttctaaatgatcagccccttatcctgagactgcgcccctgattcccgaccagcggaaacaatctctcagtgtctaccctatccagccccttcagaatgaatacgtttcaatgagatcacctctcattcttctaaactccagagaatataggtccaatttactcagcctgtcaccataggacaaccctctcatctcattTAGTTAACCTTCGCAGTACcacctccagtgcaaatatatgctttcttaaatgtggagaccaaaactgcacaaagtattccagatgtggtctcaccaaaacccaccCCAGCCTGTtactagattatggctgatccgtATCTCAACTTCACcgacctgccttttctccatatccctcaatacgtATTGTCATCAAATAATTGACCAATAAGATCAACGCACAATTACAACAATATCAACGTCCGATGTTAAAAATACAACGAAATATTTCCACTTGTACTGCAGGATCTATGTATTGTTGTTGTATGCCAGTGAATCTGTTTCATCCAACTCCATTTAAATCGGGATGGGGACACTCCTCTACTTAGTTGGAAGCATCGTTAACCAGTGTTAAGTCAATCTTGGCACCGAGGTTTAGCATTAGCCGCAGTTTCGTGTCTTCCGCCTGCCCAGGTAGACCTCCTGCCCCTCGACTAGATTTACTAGCCCTCTCGCAGAGACGCTGTTTCCTGATTTAACAAATCTTGTCAATTCCTTCTTTCACGCATTCATGAAACAAAATAACCAatcaccaccccgccccccacccccaacctttcTCCAAGTGTTTATGCTGCCACTGATCCTTTCGGCTGCTAATGAAGCTTTCACGCTCATTGATCCTCACCGCCCAGCGGTTCACACGCACTATTGTTACAATATTACAACCTCactgggaagcagagaagaaaggtGGGTCAGCAATGCGGGCACTTGCTTTGCATAATCCGCTTTGACATTAGTTCTCAGTCATGTATGGGCCTATTCGATGTGTTTTGTCAAGAATAAAATAGAGACGGGACAAAGGTGAGACCTTCCGTCACATTAACATGCACGGCAGCTTCGCCAAGGAAAGTCCACCAGGTTCAAGACATCTCGAATTATTGGTCGGAAAGTCTCCAGCTCACACGCCCAGTTGCTTATACAAGAAGCCTTAGTGAAGGTTATTGTTAAAGGCGTTATGATTACAACAGTGTCCacatttgaaaagtacttcattggctgaaaatcaCTTTGGGAAGGGACTTTATTTTCAGACTGCTGGAACAGATGCGCTTTACATGTTGTTTGTTTTGCAACTTTGGACTCATTTGaaacttagctcatctgctgctcagaccctcatccttgcctttgttactttgagcttgactattctaatgctttcCTTGCTGGTCTCCCAGATACCATTCTCTGTAAACTtgcactcatccaaaactctgctgcctgcatcctaacttttATTTACCCATCactcctatgctcgctgacctacattggctcccagccaagcaacaccttgatttaaaaATATTTATCCATGTTTTCAAAACCCAttgtggcctcgcccctccttcaGCCCGACAGCCCTGCCtgttctctgtgctcctccaaatctggcctcttgtgattcctcccccccactcacccacccacccgatattaattgctccaccattggcggccatgccttcagcagcctaggctgctgtggaattccctcccttaacctctctgtctatctacctctctctcctcctttaagttgctccttaaaaccaatctcTGATCAAGTTTTTGCTCACCAATATCTCCTtaggtagctcagtgtcaaattttgttcgacaatgcacctgtgaagcacctcgggatattttactatgttataggtgctatataaatgtaagttgttgttgttaggcTGGCAGAGTTGCAGCATAGCCCTAACATTATGTTTTGATCTGCCTAGAGTAGAACTCCTCTGGGTGAGGGAGTCTTAAGTTCAACACCACATGGGTTGTAGGTCTAGTGTGATTTCAAACCATGTTTATGAAGTGATCAGCGCATCTAATAGACCT
Proteins encoded:
- the LOC137371685 gene encoding inhibin beta B chain-like; the encoded protein is MSLLCVTGAWLLLILVCAGSTPAPAAEASPPFSPSSCTTCRIGQPEEPSKTDALFLEAVKRHILNRLQMRERPNITHPVPKAAMVTALRKLHAGKMREDGRLEIPNLDGHATLNSKKELQEQTSEIISFAETDELASSKSRLYFLISNEGNQNLFVQQANLWLYLKLLPSKPEKGSRRKVTVKISLQEAGSSNTWTSVEKRVELKRSSWHTFPMTEAIQAHFERGERRHDMEVQCQGCEGLAVTPILVDSADESHRPFLVVQARALDSKHRIRKRGLECDGRTNLCCRQQFYIDFRLIGWNDWIIAPTGYYGNYCEGSCPAYMAGAPGSASSFHTAVVNQYRMRGMNPGSMNSCCIPTKLSTMSMLYFDDEYNIVKRDVPNMIVEECGCA